From Candidatus Rokuibacteriota bacterium, one genomic window encodes:
- a CDS encoding Do family serine endopeptidase: MNRSLLPGALVALLVAIAAGGGWVLHGVFPTAGERSGASPRPAPGATSAESLQAGFVGIAEHVRPAVVNLGTIQKARSRRAPGPQSGRDDPFFQDFFKQFFGPEGPSGSEFRRPGLGSGVIFDKRGLVLTNFHVVKGADEITVKLSDKREYRGQILGTDSKTDLAVIRFQPDHELTVATLGNSEALRVGEWAIAIGNPFGLDQTVTVGVISATGRSDVGVATYENFIQTDASINPGNSGGPLLNLKGEVIGINTAIFSQSGGSIGIGFAIPINMVKRVVDQLVDKGKVVRGWLGVSLQPLSTELADSLGVTGKQGAVVASTMPGGPAAAAGLLQNDVILAYDKTPVEDYHHFQRLTAETRAGTKVVLQILRKKRKIELPVTVAEAPDDGPRRPAGASPKS, from the coding sequence ATGAACCGCTCTCTCTTGCCCGGAGCCCTGGTCGCACTCCTCGTGGCCATCGCGGCCGGGGGGGGATGGGTGTTGCACGGCGTCTTCCCGACGGCCGGTGAGCGCTCCGGAGCCTCGCCGCGGCCGGCCCCGGGCGCGACCTCGGCCGAGAGCCTGCAAGCGGGTTTCGTCGGCATCGCCGAGCACGTGCGCCCCGCGGTGGTCAACCTCGGCACCATCCAGAAGGCCCGCTCGCGTCGCGCGCCCGGTCCGCAGTCGGGCCGGGACGATCCCTTCTTCCAGGATTTCTTCAAGCAGTTCTTCGGCCCCGAGGGGCCGAGCGGCTCGGAGTTCCGCCGTCCCGGCCTGGGCTCAGGCGTGATCTTCGACAAGCGCGGCCTCGTTCTCACCAACTTCCACGTCGTCAAGGGCGCCGACGAGATCACGGTGAAGCTGTCCGACAAGCGCGAGTACCGCGGGCAGATCCTGGGCACCGATTCCAAGACGGACCTGGCGGTGATCCGCTTCCAGCCCGACCACGAGCTGACGGTCGCGACCCTCGGGAATTCGGAAGCGCTCCGCGTCGGGGAATGGGCGATCGCCATCGGCAACCCCTTCGGTCTCGATCAGACGGTCACGGTGGGCGTGATCAGCGCCACCGGACGCTCGGACGTGGGGGTCGCCACGTACGAGAACTTCATCCAGACGGACGCCTCCATCAACCCGGGCAACTCCGGCGGGCCGCTCTTGAACCTCAAGGGCGAGGTCATCGGCATCAACACGGCGATCTTCTCCCAGAGCGGCGGGTCCATCGGCATCGGCTTCGCCATCCCGATCAACATGGTCAAGCGGGTGGTGGACCAGCTCGTGGACAAGGGCAAGGTGGTGCGGGGGTGGCTCGGCGTGTCGCTCCAGCCGCTGTCGACCGAGCTGGCCGACTCCCTGGGCGTCACAGGGAAGCAGGGCGCCGTCGTGGCTTCCACCATGCCGGGCGGGCCAGCGGCGGCGGCGGGACTCCTGCAGAACGACGTCATCCTCGCCTACGACAAGACGCCGGTCGAGGACTACCACCACTTCCAGCGGTTGACAGCGGAGACCCGGGCCGGAACCAAGGTCGTCCTGCAGATCCTGCGCAAGAAGCGGAAGATCGAGCTGCCCGTGACGGTCGCGGAGGCGCCCGACGACGGCCCCCGGCGTCCGGCCGGCGCCTCCCCGAAGAGCTAG